In Peromyscus leucopus breed LL Stock chromosome 16_21, UCI_PerLeu_2.1, whole genome shotgun sequence, a single genomic region encodes these proteins:
- the Treml1 gene encoding trem-like transcript 1 protein, which produces MGCYLPLLLLLLGLAGQGSADSHPEVLQAPVGSSIQVQCLYRLQDLRARKVWCRFLQEGCQPLVTSAVDRRAPGSGRTFLTDLGGGLLQVEMVTLQEEDTGEYGCVVEGAAGPQTLHRVSLLVLPPVPGPGEEEEVEEEEEHYKTGSLPKDPSLDPEGSASPHEFIRPENSTPLIWGAVILLGLLVVAVVLFAVLATRKGNRLGVCGRSQSSGVSGMEPSSAVHHGSDSGLATGLPTDVPYVRLDSPPSFDTAYPGFALDPPTRNLPAPPPQPPLPPKVLKSPKPVTYATVVFPGGDKSEGASSEPAPDPPNSQTPPS; this is translated from the exons ATGGGCTGCTacctgccgctgctgctgctgctcctggggCTAGCAG gtCAGGGCTCAGCTGACAGCCACCCCGAGGTGCTCCAGGCACCCGTGGGGTCATCCATTCAGGTGCAGTGCCTCTACCGCCTCCAGGATTTGAGGGCTCGCAAGGTGTGGTGCCGGTTCCTGCAGGAAGGCTGCCAGCCACTGGTGACCTCCGCTGTGGACCGAAGAGCCCCAGGAAGTGGGCGCACATTCCTCACCGACCTGGGTGGGGGGCTCCTGCAAGTGGAAATGGTGACCCTGCAGGAGGAGGACACAGGGGAGTATGGCTGTGTGGTGGAGGGAGCCGCCGGGCCCCAGACCCTGCATAGGGTCTCCCTGCTGGTGCTTCCACCCG TTCCTGgcccaggagaggaggaggaagtagaggaagaagaagagcacTATAAAACTGGAAGTCTGCCAAAGGATCCCTCCTTGGACCCCGAGGGGAGTGCTAGTCCTCACGAGTTCATAAGGCCCGAGAACAG tacCCCCCTGATCTGGGGCGCGGTGATTCTGCTGGGTCTGCTGGTGGTGGCTGTAGTGCTGTTTGCGGTGCTGGCCACAAGGAAAG GGAACAGGCTTGGTGTCTGTGGCCGGTCCCAGAGCAGTGGAGTTTCAGGGATG GAACCCTCCTCAGCAGTCCACCACGGCAGTGACTCTGGGCTGGCCACCGGACTGCCCACGGACGTACCATATGTGAGGCTAGACTCCCCACCCTCATTTGACACCGCCTACCCAGGCTTTGCTCTTGATCCTCCAACGAGGAacctcccagccccacctccccagccccctctgCCTCCGAAGGTTCTGAAGTCACCCAAGCCTGTGACGTATGCCACGGTTGTCTTCCCGGGAGGGGACAAAAGTGAAGGAGCCTCCAGTGAGCCTGCTCCAGATCCACCAAACAGTCAAACCCCACCCAGCTAA